tctgattctctcctccatcgCACCAGGACAGAGTGAGCAAGGGCTGTGTGATGCTtcgttgctggctggggttaaaccataacaATGCTAAAAGAAATACTAACATTGAAGACTCTGAGTTCCACAAGAAGGGTGCGATCACAGTTGACATTACTGTTGTCTTGAGAAATTTTTAGGCATTCAGCTCTAGGAATGGAATTCAGAAATCCAACCTAAGCACCGAAGCTCCTATACTGTGAGCCTCCTGGGTGACTGTTTCAGTTAAGTGAAGGAAAACATGCAAATCAACTAACTGGAAACTACTCAAAGAAAAGGATGTCTCTTGATTCTGTCTCCCTCCCAGGTTTAAGTATCTGCCTGCGGGTCTCATTAGGTATCCATGTGATACCATTGTGATAGCCCAAAGAACCTGGCTCACATTTAAGTGCCGAACTCATACCTTTGACCAAGAGCAATTGACTTTATAGTGAGGATCAGGCAGCTATGCCTACCCAGCAGCTTAAGCACATGTGCACGTAGAAGGAAACCTGGGTTTGGTTCAGTGCCTTCATCAGGTTGGGTTTGATGTCTACCTCGCAGCACAGTGTTTAACTCACCCTTCTCTAAGAACTATGCTTTACCTGTCAAGAATTGTGCATTAAGTTTGATGACGGAAAACTTTTTCAACATGTGGAATGAGAAATGGatggaaaattttgaaaattagtgCCCTCCACAGCAACTTGTAAGTGAGGCTAGGTTGGGGATACCTTGACAAGACAAGGTCTGTTTCTGCAACATGGTTTTGACTGCACTTCCTTGCTAAGGGAGACAACTTCAGCTTTGAACTCTTCCACATGGATTGATTTATGCATGCATTTGTTCTTGGATAAAAGGCATTAAATCAGTGCTCATCACTCAGTATGCTCCAGGCTATTTTGTTAACTGAATtagcattttacttttaaaaaaaaataaaatctgttcatACAAAACATGCTGCTTGTCTGAAAAGCTAATTTTGTCACACTCCTGAAAACAATCAAATAGATcagcatattaaaatatatattctatagAAAGATATTTAGGAAATGGACATGCTTTAAATGTAAACGAAGCCTACAAATGTCACTAGTCTGAATACTAAAAATGATGAAGAGGAGAGTTAATTTTAACACGTGAGGGGCCTGAAGGATATCTTTTTCGAAGCCTCTGCAGCAGATACTCCTGTAGTAGTGAGCGTAATACACAGATAACCTCTTTCCCCTCTAGAAGGAATACATATGGTGAATTGACGATTTGATCACACCCTTCTCCCCACTCCCCACATCAACtaaaactgcagtatttttgGTCATCCCTACCTAGCCTAGTGTTAGGGTATATACAGTTTATCTAACATCAGTGTTGCTGAAGAAATGTAGAAACATGAAGGATAGACTGCCACTGTAATGCAGGACACCAACGAGACCCACAAAATTTGCTAGAGTAGTAAGAAAATGTCTAATGGAAAGAACCCAATTTCAATGTAACTCCTCTAGGCCAAAGACAAATGAGTTTATGAGAGACTGCCTTCTAATGTTAACCAAATTTGGAAATCCTGTTTGGCCATCAAATTGCAGTTGAAGGGAAACTAAATGGACTGTGACTggaggcaaacagaaaaaaaaccttttcacatTCATGCCTCTTTGTCAGCTTCCCCAACAGATGTCTGCATAATCTGACTCACTATAACTGTAGTTTACAATAGTATAATGTAGCTTGCTATAAACTATGATACTAGTATTTCTAACAGAAAGACCTTGCCCTCTTGTCCTAAAGAGTTCAAATCctcccaccttctcctccaaCTCTTTTCTCTGTGGGTGATATGGGCTTGCAACAAAGCTTATCTTAATGGGGTATCTGCCCCATGGTTATGTTTAACGAAAACAGAAATGGTATTTAAGAGTAGCTAAAACTCACCAAAGGGTCCTGCTATCCTCAGTCCAGCTAACGGATTAAATGGACTCAATATAGCTCCTAGTGCTTTGATCCAGATTGGAATTGGTCTCTCATGTTCAGCATTGTCAGGCCTCTCTGGAAAACCCCATGGCTCCACTAAGATAAGATGTTTGACCCTGTTGGCAAAAAAGGTTCAGAGGTTAAGAGTACATCAATTTTTCTTCGACTGAGTATGATGGAAATATGCTATCTGTGGACTATGCAACCTGTTTTAGTCATTTATATCATAGTGACTTACTTCCTGGTTTCTGATTCATCAACGGTTTTGCTTTCAATTGCTAATTAGAGATAGATTGAATTGCAACTAATCATACGTATGAACACCAGAAACTCAGAAGCTTATGTCATTAAGAGAAACTCAGTATTCAATACATACCCACTGTCATACACGTATGAGAAAAAGGCCAgtcttgtttctatttttaaaaaccacCTCATATATATGCTCAGTCAATATTATTTGCAGGAGCAGTTTAATTTGAGAGAAAAGAAGATAATTGCAtctgtttcatttaaataaaCTTGCTAAAAGTCTTTCTTTTCAAGTCATCTAAGATCTCTGTTGTAAGAAGAGATGCAATTTATCTGAAAAATCATCTTATCAAAGTAAAATTTGAACtgagagaggcagagaaaaatTAGCAAATGTTTTCTAAATTTATTGATTTTAGGTCATGGAAGAAACATCAGAGATACAATTTATAAAACTGTTACTCAAAGGAACCTCAGTACAGAGAGTATAGTAGGAGTCTCCAGCAGATGCAACTATCAATCAGTTCATGCTGCGAGACCccctcaaataaaaaaatctatttcatctTGGTAGACTGGAATTGTCCATTTCCGTTTAATCCCATAATAACACCTACTCTAACTGTCCTAGATACTGACAATTTCTGAAAAAGCGACTGTTAACCACAGTTTTGCATATTTAAGGTGATTTTCCATGCAAGCTTCATCAtctttactttcttcttcatgacttccttctctttcaaagaCATGAGACTAAATATTTTATACAGCAGAGTTCTTAGCACCTAAAATGATATCAGAGGTGATTCTGAAGGCTATTTCTGGACTATAATCAGTTGGGAAACCAAAAATCTGTGTTTGAAATGAGGGGTTGAAAAGGATTAAGCTCACAAAGATGTTCCCTGGCTGTCAGCTCAGCCATGAGCGCATTTGCACACAGCTGCAAACACCAACGGTAAGAGAGGACTGGGTAGAATTTAACTACACAAACCAAGCAGGAGAGATTAGAGGCTAAGGATTGCAAGCAATGAAGAGCCGTCCAGGACAGCCACACATTCTGTGCACAAACTATGGCATTAAACATAATACAGCAAACACATGTGCagagttaagatttttttcatgttttctttcttaatacttTCTTTCCTATTTGGCATTTCTCCTTTTGGTAATCAAGTCTACAACATAATCCAGGATAATGGGAAGTTGACCCTGAGAATCACTCCAAAAGTAGTAGTCCAGAAGTTGCAGTATTTGAAAATCATGACCCATCACCACCTGGAAATATTCTAAATGAGAATCTTTTTGGACTAGTAGCCTCAGTTGTCTCATGAATGACTTTGGTGCAACATAATAAATTAACAGATCATCTAAGCTTGGAGAAACAGATCTACTTTCCTCACAATATGTATCCAGAATCTCTTAAGCCTCTAATGCATTGTTAGATAATCTGGCTGAAAGCTGTGCTATATTTATCACTTCATTCAATGCGGTCTTAAGATCCTACTAGTCAATTCGCTAATTTGATGGTGTtagttttatttcagagaaacatTAGTAATGTGacagcacaaactgaaacacccCCAAATTAATTAACCCCACATAAGCACAGTGAGGCATGAAAACAAAGTGTCACTTCCAACGTAAGTCAGCAGGGGGCAGAAACAATATCCCATCCCACAGGGATAGAACAGCACCATTTACAGATACTTCAGAAAAAGGGGTAAGGAACCTGTAAGTGATCTCTACAAGAAACTAACTACAGTTAGCGAAAAGTTGTTTTATGCCCAAAAGGACACTAGAGCAGAGAGTTGCATTTCTTCACTGCAGTTCTGGATTTAGACACACACCTACTTTCACACATCATTTCCAGCTGCACATGCCAGCTGTCGTTCACttggaaagaaagaggcaaagtgttttaggaaaaaataatgtatgaatttatttaaaaatctccAAATGAGAGACAAATAAATGTATATGGTATAAATCGGTGTGGATATAGAAGAATAAGATATGTTTGTATAATACAGAATCTGCCATATGATGTGGAAAGCTAAACTTACATTCACAATTTTTCACAGGAGTCCACTATGACTATCTAAACAAAAGCAATGTCATTTCTTGATACAGAATGACCTCAGTTGGTGGAATCCTAGCTCACCAGGGGCTATATAACCACactatatcaaaaaaaaaaagagacaaattattagtttaagggaaaaaaaatggattagCTGTGGCCACAATGCGGTGAGAAAATGCTGATGAAATACAATTACTGGATTCCTGCAGCTGGGTTGTTTTgcaaagaagaaatatgaaatggCATACAGACAATTTAAATCAAACAGTtactaaataatttttacatCATCATGCTGGCACCAGGCTGACTGCTAGCATATTGGCATAAATTACCTAGGGGAATTATGTTCAGAAGTTTCAATGTTATCCATAATAATGGGAAGTTTGGCAGAAACAGGCCTATTTTCCCttcacaaacatatttttgaTCAGAAATGTCACAAAACATTCACCCATAAATACAATCTTTGCTATTTCTGGCAAGGGGGTACTGAACAAAACCAAAGAGGTACAGAAAAGTACATAGAAAAGCATGTTTACCATATCTACTTATTTCTATTCACCTGGAAACAAACCATACAATTAATACTTTGGGCTTAAAATTCAGTCTCAAGTTTCTTTAAATCAGCACTGTCATTTACTTAATCTATAAAGAGCCAgattaaataaaatctgtgttaaaatcaCTAGTCAAATACAGAAAAGGAATTCctttattcctttattttcacATACCTTGATGGGTATTTTAATGAGTAAGCAGCAGCCAGGAATCCACCTAGGTTGTGTCCAAGTAAAATCATTTTTTCTAACCCCACCTCCTTTCTCCATTCTTCTATGGATTCCACAAACTGATTTTCTGCTTCCTGAGCATCAGTGTCAAAGTGTGGTCTACTGCTATGTCCAAATCCCAAGAGGTCAAAAGCATGAACGGTCCTGTTCTCACAGAGATCTTCAAAATTGAGAGCCCACAGTCCAACACCTCCTCCAAATCCATGCAGAAGAACAAGTGGAGTTTTATGTGAAAGGTCCGGAGAGAATGTCAGGGTccatattttatttccattagatATATACACATATCGTTTACTGTATGTGCTTGCAATACCTGAAgaaagagttggaaaaaaaattatgttgctAGACACGATTGATAAAATATGAAGTACATTCTGTGCAAACCACTGTTTTAAATAGGAGCTCCCTTTCAAAGGAGGGAGCCTACAATCAAATATCTAAATAAGGGAGCAATGAAAATCTAATTCTAAACCTGTTTATTTCATCACAGTGTAAAGGCCATATTTAAAAACTTCTTTGAttatatttaatgtaaatttaTAGAAGAACTAGTTATATCTATAAATCTTATTAAAAAACAAGACTTACATTTTAGCATTTTGTCCTCAGCCTCTTTAAGGTGTAGCAGTGATGTGGGACACCAGGCAGGAAGCCAGCTGAATAACCATCCTAACCTACAACaacaatacagaataaaaatttccTGAGAAATATGGTAATTTTTTGCACTATCTGATGCTTTGAAgacatttcttttgctgttcttcatAAAAGAACCCATATAAACTACAGACTATGCAGGACAGGAGTGTGCAGTGGGAGGGAATTCCCTTTCTCCTGACTTGTATAAAGTGGTGTCATGATCGGGGGCGATCTTCAAACAGCATGCTGTTTCTCCACTGTGTCTTCCTTATCAGAGTGTACTGATCTATCTCTGTTAGAGCAGGTTTCTTCTGAGAACCTGGAGACATCAGCCTGCACACTGACCTGACAAACCTGGTAgcatgtatcacagaatcattgggGTTTCCAGTCTCCTCTCAAGTTCCCTTGGAAATCTGCCTGCACACACATTACCCTGCATGAACCTACTATTTCCAAAAAAGCAATAAACTGTGTCCTCGCCAGCCTAACCTGAACTGACTCATACCCTAgataaatataaaactgaaaaataagcagGTTTATTCTAACAAAGCAAAACCCTAGAGCCTGCATTACCAACTTAGAAACAAAGTCCCAGAGGAAAACAAACCAGCAATTTCAACTCCCCCAACAGAAGTTGCTTTTCCAGCTGTCAGTTACTATCTCAGTAGTACTAGCTTGACCGTGAGAGCAGGGAGAATGACTCAGCTAGCAGCACTGACTCATGGTCAGTGCTTCAAAGGACACAGCAATTGGGTACAGCTCTTCCTGGGTGCTAATTTATCCCTTGTTTTCAAGAAGGAATCCTCTTTCTCACTCCCTCACCTGTTTTTGAAGTGGCTCAGACTATCAGTGTAAAAGGCTGCTACTGTAGGACCCCAGATCATTCCTTATACGGAAGAGGGTAAGGTCACCAAATTCACAATCAACTGTCTTTGTTTAGCACTTTTTTTTATGCTGAAATGCTTTCCAGTTAGTTATAGTATTTTCAGGACTGAATGCTGCAAGTATTAGTTGTACAAAAATTAATGTTAGAAGACTATAAGGTTACTAATGttcattttttcagtgtatgCAACACATTGATAACAAATTACAGATCTGCCCCCCCTGAGTTCTTCATCCAAAAGACCTTCTCCCCACCTTTTTAAAGGGCTGAGCTACTCCAACTGCATAGCTACTTATGATACAACATGGAAGGTTTTCTGGGGATGCCCACTGCAATCTAAGCAGCACTGTTCAGATTCATAGACACATATTAGGGGATAcaagaaaaaatccccaaaccacaCATGATCAAAATGGATTAATCGACTAATCACCTGTGCCCACTGCTATTCAGTATTACTTTCTCCTCTGAGAAACACACTGATGTCTGGCTGTTCTGTAAATAACTTTCCTAAACCACCAGACCGTGGGAATTGTTATAATGGTGCATTGAGGGACTGGGAAGGGATGGTTGTATGTCCTTCCATGCCATGTCCTCATGCAATCTAAGAAATTAAGGAACTCAGCATCTTACAGGAATGGCCATCCAACTGGTTTGCTTCCACATTAATCTAGGCATTTATTTAAAAGTAAGATTTTGAAGAGGTTAAAGCTGGCACCAGCCAAAAGCAATTTCACCAGCAAGTAACGGAAATCTGAGTTTAACAATATCACTAGTTGTGTCCAATGTTATGAATTAGTCTGGTAAATTATTAAACAATAGCTATGTCACCACCTTTCTGAGCCAAACCTTCTGCTAGTTATATGCTCAACTAGGCACTGTCATTCATAACTCCTAGGTCAGAAGCACAGAACCCAGTCATTATTTCTACCGAGCCAAAACTATACGAAACGTTTCCTCTTGGCAAAACCACTGATTTAGCAAAGAAACTTCTttcaagattttttctttttacagaaatgtaCAGCTGCAACATGTTAATGTTAAGACAGTGCAGAGATATGaccacaatgaaataaaaatgaaatctacaGTTCACAGTCCCAGAATTTTATTTCCCAGTCTTAGGGAGACACCTGGATACtcaggaaaaatatttagaaaattgtATCAGAATGGGAAAGTTGTAACATAGATGTTCACTCTTTCTTTTGTTAGTTATCAGTACTGTTTATAAACACTGAGATTTTCATTCAGAAGAGACATCACATTACACATAGCTTGATAAATACAGTCAGCAAGCTGAAAcgcttaaaataaaaattatgtttgccATTCAGTCATTCTGTACTTGCTGAACTAGAAGAGCAAGAGAAGAAGCTTTCTGTCAAAAAAAGCAATCACTTTctagaaaaagttattttagaaagaaaatatttagttacTATATTCAACTTAATCCTTTGGTTTTCCCCCCCATTCCTTCCCAAGATGGTTTACCACATCGCTAGATGTTTCCCACATGTGCAGAACAAACTATTTAATCTATTTGAATCATTTCTCTGACAGCTTTGGAAGACTGGAGTGTGGCTGTATCATTTCTTTTGTACATCTGTGCTAAATGTGTCTTCTTGCACACAAGAATGTCAATTGCTTTCATGGcctatcatttttatttctgtgatataAAGTTAAAAGAGCTATGTAATGTCAAAAACAAAGCAATGGACCTTTCAAGACAGTGTGCTCACCAGAAATGGagataaaatatgaaagaaaactaaagatTCCAGCAGTAGCTTCACACTGTGAGCAACCCACTGCCAGAAGAGGCAGACCACGCTCTGCTCTCATCACCCACCACTTCCCAGACACTGTTTCCATccatacaggctctttaggaaggacaggcaggggagacgaggaggggctgtcaccctctatgtcaatgaccaggtggagtgcatggagctctgcctggggatggatgaggagccaaacaggagtttatgggtcaggattaaaggtaaggcagggacaggtgatgttatagtgggggtctgctacaggccacccgaccaggaagaccaagcgggtgaggccctctatagacagataggagcagcctcacattcactagccctggtcctcatgggggacttcagtaaccccaatatctgttggagggacaacacagcaatGCATAAGCAATCCACGAGGTTCCGGggatgtgttgatgataacttccttctccaagtgacagagcagccaacgaggagaggtgccatgctggaccttgttctcaccgacaaggaggggctggtggggaacgtggagctcaagggcagccttggctgaagTGACCATGGAATGGTGGAGTTagagatccttagggcagcgaggagggcgcacagcaagctcactgccctggaattcaggagagcagactttggcctcttcaggggtctGCTCGGTAGaataacatgggataaagccctggagggaagagcgGTCCAAGAAAGTTGGTTGATATTcaagatcacctcctccaagatcaggagtgatgcatcctgacaaagaggaaatcaggcaaaaacaccaggaggcaaGCATGCATGAACAAGGACTCCTGGACAAACtccaacacaaaaaagaagcctacagagggtggaagcaaagacaggtagcctgggagggatatagagaaattgtccaagcagccagggatcaggccAAAGCACTGAGAGAATTacatctggccagggacgtcCAGGGCAACAAGagaagcttctataggtatgttggtgataaaaggaagactagggaaaatctTGGAAGGTAACAGGGGACCTTGTTACCAAGGAtgtggagaaagctgaggtactcaacaacttttttgcctcagtcttcactggtaaGTGCTCCAGCAACcccgcccaagatgcagaaggccaaggtggggactgggagaaagaagaaccacccactgtaagagaagatcaggtttgagaccatctaaggaccCTGAAGtggcacaagtccatgggacctgatgagatgcatccacaagtCCTGAGGgcactggtggatgaagtggctcagccactatccatgcTATtcgagaagtcgtggcagtccagcaAAGTTCCTGCTTAttggaaaggggaaacataacctctatttttaagaaggaaaaaaaaggaagacccagggaactacaggccagacagtctcacctctgtgcccagcaagatcatggagcagatcctcctggaaactatagggcacatgggaaataaggaggtgattggtggtggccaacatggcttcactaaggacagaTCATACCTGataaatttggtggccttctgcagTGAGCTTACAGcattggtgggtaagggaagagcaactggaTTTgtacaaagcttttgacactgtcccacaagacatccttgtctttaaattggagagacatggatctgacagATGGACggcttggtggataaggaattggctggatggtcgcactcaaagagttgtggtcaatggctcaatgtccaagtggagagcagtgacgagtgtcgttcctcaggggtcagtgttgggaccggcgctgtttaacatctttgtcagtgacatggacagtgggattgaggacaccctcagcaagtctgtcgacaacaccaagctgtgtggtgcagtcgacatgctggagggaagggatgtgccatccagagggacctggacagggttgagaggtgggaccgtgcaaacctcatgaagttcaacaaggccaagtgcaaggttctgcacatgggtcggggcaatcccaagcacaaagacaggctgggcgatgagtggattgagagcagccctgcggagaaggacatGGgagtactagtggatggaaaagtaTGAGCCAGCCATGTgcgttcacagcccagaaagtggaaggtgtccctgcccatggcagggggttgaaactagatggttgttaaggtctcttccaacccaaaccattctatgattttgtaaGCTTGAAAAGTGAGAGAATGAAGCTCCATGTATGTATATCTTTAACTCCTGGATAGTTATAAGCAACTTCTGCTGAACATTTGTTGAACATCTTTACATGGTAGAGCTTAAGTTTTTAAATCCACATTACAAGCCAGAAATCAAATAAGACTATTCAGCTGTTTGAGTGCATACCTCAGTGTTACAAGAGATGTTTTCAATTGTTCAGTATCATCTGAGCTTTCATGAGCTTTTTGTGGTGTATGTCAAATTTGTAACCGGCTACAGATCCATCAGTTGTCTTGCATGTAATCAATTCTCACCAAGCTAAATAGGATTAATCTAACTGACAGAATGGTAGTACCCGAGTTACCTATTTGCCATGTTCTTCATCCAATTTGACCTAATTAGAGGAGGTGGATGGGTGGGTCAGGTTTGCTATGCCTCTGCCTCTACTTGATTCTCAGTTTTTTGAAAGTTGCCCTCAGGCAATTTAAGCTGTGCTGTGACAGCAAGTTCTTGATTCAGATTATTCAAGCAGCTAAGGAAAAGCAGTATTATCCTTAGCTACATTTTACACAATATTCAACTATTCTTTACTCCTTAGATGTCTAAAGacagtaataatttatttttaaataatttatttttatttatttttattctttcttatgCTTGGACCCAGGGAAACAGGACACTTCCTCCAACCAGCCAACGTGTTAGGTCCTGATGGACGGCTTGACCCCTGTGCATAGCAGCTGCAGCTCCATGTTGTCAGATGTTTATGTCTCTGccccttttgttttcattatttattagtCATCAGCATAGGCTACTGATGGCCCCACTAATCTTCCAGGCTCATACAAACACCATGACTTTCTCCATATCTAATGCCATTCAGTGGGTGTCTCTGGGGCTTTCCCTTAGCTTCTGGTCTCCTGCTCCAGACATGTTACAAGAAGTGTGGAGGTCTGCTGGCAGAGAGAGTGACTTCTCTGAATGCCCAGAAGGTCAACAGCTCCCCACCTGCTGGCCTCTGATTTTCTGGCCTCCAGTACTTCAAAATTTTTCAGGTGGCTGTGGAAAGTGTAACTGACCCCAAATAGAAGATGCAAGGGAGCATCCTACGGCATGCTCTGCCCTACTGATTATTGCTTCTTTTAGCATGGATGTGCACAATGGTTTATGTTACTACATGGCCACAAACGAATATAGAGGTTAAATTCCACTAGTTATGTGCCTTCGTAATTTCACGTGTAATGCCCATACGTACAATCAGTATAAAAATGATAGAATTTGGGTTGTCAGTTGCCAgatttatttcatactttttgaTACAGCAAGCAGCTAAGCCAAATGGATTTCTCCATTACTCAAAGATTCCACgtttaagttttctttttgtaaaaagaaagataatagaatggtttgggttggaagagaccttaacaaccatctagtttcaaccccctgccatgggcagggacaccttccactagaccaggttgctcaaagccccgtccaacctggccttgaacactgccagggagggggcagccacagcttctctgggaaacctgtgccagtgtctcatgaccctcacagtaaagaatttcttccttatatctcacctaaatctaccctccctCAGTTTagaaccatcacccctcatcctatccctacactccctgataaagagtccctcccaatctttcctgtaggcccctttaagtactggaaggcctctataaggtctccctggagccttcccttctccaactctctcagcctgtcttcataagcgaggtgcttcagccccctgatcatcttcgttgcctcctctggacctgctccagcaggtccatgtctttctcatgttggggggcccagagctgaacacagtgctgcaggtggggtctcatgagagcagagtagagggggagaatcccctccctccacctgctggccacacttctcttgacgcAGCCCAGgttatggttggctttctgggctgtgagcgcacatggCTGGCTCATACTTAGTGACACGAAATTTAAAATGCGTAAGGTAGTACCACTAAAATTAGGATGTCACTAAAATGAGGATGGATTTAATTTTATGAACAGGTTCAAGTTCTCTATATGGTTCCAGACAAGTCAGCAGTCTCTTTAGCATTTCAACtaatgtaataatttaaaatccattaaaattaCACATTCAAGCTTGGTACTAGTTTAATGCAGAAATCTTGCTATGAGAGGGAAAGTTGGGGTGGAGAAAGTTTTAATgtaaagaagtaaataaaatacatccTTAAAGACCAAGATAAACGCTCCCTGTCTGTTCAAAGAATATATAAGCATATAACAGTGAgattttattaattataaaatgaagtaaaaactacAAAGCAAAGCACATTTAATTGAAAATGACAGAATGCATTACTGATTAGCATGAAATAGGGCTCAAATTTCCTAATTAAATTGGGAAAGTTTAGGAaattagaaaaatgtttattatgtAAAGCAACACGCTCTGCATCTAACTGAGAACAAGATGcagcaaataaatatatattagaCTCAAACCTTTGACAGAAGTAGGTGACTGCAGTTAATA
The DNA window shown above is from Strix aluco isolate bStrAlu1 chromosome 1, bStrAlu1.hap1, whole genome shotgun sequence and carries:
- the ABHD5 gene encoding 1-acylglycerol-3-phosphate O-acyltransferase ABHD5 isoform X2 yields the protein MAGAAAVALSLAALPAAAAAPPLPAPGRRAAAMAEEETSSEGLGWLFSWLPAWCPTSLLHLKEAEDKMLKCIASTYSKRYVYISNGNKIWTLTFSPDLSHKTPLVLLHGFGGGVGLWALNFEDLCENRTVHAFDLLGFGHSSRPHFDTDAQEAENQFVESIEEWRKEVGLEKMILLGHNLGGFLAAAYSLKYPSRVKHLILVEPWGFPERPDNAEHERPIPIWIKALGAILSPFNPLAGLRIAGPFGLSLVQRLRPDFKRKYSSMFDDNTVAEYIYHCNVQSPSGETAFKNMTIPYGWAKRPMLQRIPQMDQDIPITVVYGARSCIDGNSGSTIQSLRPNSYVKTIAILGAGHYVYADQPEDFNQKVKDICDSVD
- the ABHD5 gene encoding 1-acylglycerol-3-phosphate O-acyltransferase ABHD5 isoform X1 translates to MAGAAAVALSLAALPAAAAAPPLPAPGRRAAAMAEEETSSEGLGWLFSWLPAWCPTSLLHLKEAEDKMLKCIASTYSKRYVYISNGNKIWTLTFSPDLSHKTPLVLLHGFGGGVGLWALNFEDLCENRTVHAFDLLGFGHSSRPHFDTDAQEAENQFVESIEEWRKEVGLEKMILLGHNLGGFLAAAYSLKYPSRVKHLILVEPWGFPERPDNAEHERPIPIWIKALGAILSPFNPLAGLRIAGPFGKENSFVIGPTDRTFIKTERLSLVQRLRPDFKRKYSSMFDDNTVAEYIYHCNVQSPSGETAFKNMTIPYGWAKRPMLQRIPQMDQDIPITVVYGARSCIDGNSGSTIQSLRPNSYVKTIAILGAGHYVYADQPEDFNQKVKDICDSVD